The following proteins are encoded in a genomic region of Oceanisphaera profunda:
- the wrbA gene encoding NAD(P)H:quinone oxidoreductase, whose amino-acid sequence MTKVLIIYHSMYGHIETMAHAVAEGARGVAGVEVTVKRVPETMNAEAFTAAGGKTAQDAPVATPAELAEYDAIIVGTPTRFGNMSGQMRNFFDQTGGLWAKGALAGKVASVFTSTGTGGGQEMTITSTWTTLAHHGMIIVPIGYTTPELFDVTQVGGGTPYGASTIAGGDGSRQPDPRELSIARHQGEHVAQIAAKLNA is encoded by the coding sequence ATGACTAAAGTTCTGATTATTTATCACTCCATGTACGGCCACATAGAGACGATGGCGCATGCAGTCGCCGAAGGCGCTCGTGGTGTTGCTGGAGTCGAGGTCACGGTGAAGCGTGTACCGGAAACCATGAATGCCGAAGCGTTCACAGCTGCCGGCGGCAAGACCGCTCAAGATGCGCCCGTCGCCACGCCGGCGGAGCTGGCAGAATACGATGCCATCATAGTAGGCACACCCACTCGTTTCGGCAACATGTCCGGCCAGATGCGCAATTTCTTCGACCAAACCGGGGGCCTATGGGCCAAAGGCGCTCTGGCCGGTAAAGTAGCCAGCGTGTTCACTTCGACCGGTACCGGTGGTGGGCAAGAAATGACGATCACTTCCACCTGGACCACGCTGGCGCACCACGGCATGATAATCGTCCCCATCGGTTATACCACGCCAGAGCTGTTTGATGTCACCCAAGTAGGTGGCGGCACACCTTATGGCGCCTCGACCATTGCTGGCGGTGATGGCTCTCGACAGCCCGACCCGCGTGAGTTGAGTATCGCTCGCCACCAAGGTGAACATGTTGCTCAAATTGCAGCCAAGCTTAACGCTTAA
- a CDS encoding pirin family protein → MIELRPYQELGVAHHGWLDTRHHFSFAEYYDPERMHWGDLRVWNDDTIAAHSGFPRHPHRDMEIITYVRKGAITHKDSLGNSGRTEAGDVQVMSAGTGIAHSEMNEEDETTQIFQIWIMPNEKGLPPTWGTKPFPKGERSGSFVTLASGLPDDTEALPIRANARMVAATLKAGQATEYHIAAGRKVYLVPASGQIEVNGVLATAGDGVAISDERLLQVSAQQDSEIVLVDVA, encoded by the coding sequence ATGATCGAACTACGACCTTATCAAGAGCTAGGCGTCGCCCACCATGGCTGGCTGGACACCCGTCACCATTTTTCCTTTGCCGAATATTACGATCCCGAGCGCATGCATTGGGGGGATCTCAGAGTCTGGAATGACGACACTATCGCTGCACATTCGGGCTTTCCGCGCCACCCACACCGGGATATGGAGATCATCACCTATGTGCGCAAAGGTGCAATTACTCACAAGGATAGCCTAGGTAATAGCGGCCGTACTGAAGCAGGCGATGTGCAGGTAATGAGTGCCGGAACCGGCATTGCCCACAGTGAAATGAATGAAGAGGACGAGACGACGCAGATCTTCCAGATCTGGATTATGCCCAATGAAAAAGGCCTACCGCCGACTTGGGGTACCAAGCCCTTTCCCAAGGGGGAGCGCAGCGGATCTTTTGTCACCCTCGCCAGCGGCTTGCCCGATGATACTGAGGCGCTACCGATCCGTGCCAATGCGCGTATGGTCGCCGCAACTCTAAAGGCCGGGCAAGCTACCGAATATCATATCGCTGCCGGCCGTAAGGTGTATCTGGTTCCTGCCAGCGGTCAAATCGAAGTTAATGGTGTACTAGCTACTGCTGGTGATGGCGTGGCGATTAGCGATGAGCGTCTGCTGCAGGTTAGTGCTCAGCAAGACAGTGAAATAGTGCTGGTGGACGTGGCATAA
- a CDS encoding tripartite tricarboxylate transporter permease, translated as MLDALSIGLLTASQPSMLLAAFVGVTIGVFIGMLPGLTSTMGVALLIPVTFSFPPAVGLALLGGIYLASTFSGSISAILLNIPGTPSAVATCQDGYPMSRNGKAGRAIGLSVFASCIGGIFSAIVLLFMAPMLSEFSLMLGAPEYFLLALFGVTIIASLSEGSMLKSMIGGVLGLIISLIGMHSLTGEMRLTLGQPSLYDGIPLVITLIGLYSIPEVVNILSEKSSAKKRENSEFTGALSALKGVLAQRLNVLRSSVIGTVIGIIPGAGQSIASFIAYDAAKRSSRTPEQFGKGSEEGLVAAETANNAVTGGSLVPLLTLGVPGNAVSAVLMGGLIIHGLTPGPILFDNSPDIAYGFIFSLLFSNLMFVPIGLLVAKYCIKVILLPKEVLAASILTLAVIGSYAIRGQVSDIGLMLGIGVIGYLFMFFSVSRAPMVLGLVLGTMAESNLSRALTLVRGDVGELLVQFITRPFSLVLVVLCLASIIMGYLKSRRASQDGQETA; from the coding sequence ATGTTGGACGCTCTATCTATTGGCTTACTCACCGCATCGCAACCTAGTATGCTGCTTGCAGCATTTGTAGGTGTCACGATCGGCGTTTTTATTGGCATGTTACCGGGCCTAACCAGCACTATGGGTGTTGCGTTACTAATTCCTGTAACATTTTCATTTCCCCCAGCGGTGGGGCTTGCCCTGTTAGGCGGGATATACTTAGCATCAACCTTCAGCGGCTCAATCAGTGCTATCTTGCTCAATATTCCAGGTACTCCATCCGCAGTGGCTACCTGTCAAGATGGTTATCCGATGTCTCGTAACGGTAAAGCGGGGCGCGCTATTGGACTTTCGGTTTTTGCATCCTGCATAGGCGGTATATTTAGTGCCATTGTGCTGCTATTTATGGCACCAATGTTATCCGAATTTTCTTTAATGTTAGGTGCCCCTGAATACTTTTTACTCGCTTTATTCGGGGTGACTATTATTGCTTCGCTGTCTGAAGGCAGCATGCTGAAAAGCATGATAGGGGGCGTATTAGGATTAATCATCAGTTTGATTGGCATGCATTCTCTGACCGGTGAAATGCGTCTAACTTTAGGCCAACCTTCGCTATACGATGGTATTCCACTCGTCATCACATTGATCGGACTCTATTCTATACCGGAAGTTGTCAATATCCTTAGCGAGAAATCCTCCGCGAAAAAGCGTGAAAACTCTGAGTTCACGGGAGCATTAAGCGCTTTAAAAGGCGTGCTGGCACAGCGTCTTAACGTGCTACGTTCCTCCGTGATCGGCACTGTGATTGGTATCATACCTGGAGCCGGCCAAAGTATTGCCAGCTTTATAGCCTACGATGCAGCAAAACGTAGCTCTCGTACGCCTGAGCAGTTCGGCAAAGGTTCTGAAGAGGGTTTAGTGGCCGCCGAAACGGCTAATAATGCCGTAACTGGGGGCTCATTGGTGCCGCTACTCACTCTAGGCGTTCCCGGTAACGCCGTGAGCGCGGTATTGATGGGAGGCTTAATTATTCATGGTTTAACTCCTGGTCCGATTTTGTTCGATAACTCGCCAGACATAGCCTACGGTTTCATTTTCAGTTTGTTATTCAGTAATTTGATGTTCGTACCAATTGGTCTTCTGGTAGCAAAATACTGCATAAAAGTCATACTTTTACCTAAAGAAGTCCTTGCTGCCTCTATCCTTACCTTGGCTGTTATCGGCTCCTATGCTATCCGCGGACAAGTAAGTGACATAGGACTTATGCTGGGTATCGGGGTCATCGGCTACTTATTTATGTTCTTCTCGGTCTCGCGCGCGCCCATGGTACTAGGGTTGGTGCTAGGTACTATGGCGGAGTCGAATTTGTCACGAGCCCTAACTTTAGTGCGTGGCGATGTCGGAGAGTTATTAGTGCAATTCATCACGCGACCGTTTTCCCTTGTACTGGTAGTGCTCTGCCTCGCGTCGATAATTATGGGTTATCTCAAATCACGTCGGGCGTCTCAAGACGGTCAAGAAACAGCATAA